The genomic stretch CGACCACACCCCGATGAACCAAAACAAATGCACGAATTTATCCCTTATGCAGAGCAGATGGCAGCATGCCAGATGACAATTGCCTGTAACAATGTTAATGAGAATATTTATGCCATAAGCCTGATCCAGGCTGTGCCGCTTCATTACATACACCGTATAACGCTGATCCAACCACCATGTCCAAGACCTACGGTTAAATTCGTAGTCCAGACACGTATAGGATAAGGAAAAATTACATGAACATAGCTCCTCATGAACGAAAGTTTATTCTATTCATGCAGTTCTCAAGTCTCACATTTAGCACTACGAAGTAGCACCAAAAACTCGAACTCTTTGTTCAATTGGAACCCTGCAGCATGGACACGTTGCTTTACCCTTTTTCCCATAACCTTCATTGCACTTCACACAGAGAACTTGAtgagcacaaggaagaaaaactaCAGAAACTTCATCCTTCATGCAAACCACGCATTCCCTATTATAATTGGTTTCCTTCTCCGATGCATTGTCCAAATTATCAAATTCATGAAGCAGCCTTACAATGCCTTCTGCTTGAGGCTTTGTTACCTCAGAGTTTCCGGTTAATTCATCGGTAGACGGATGTTGCAGCTCATTACTTCGTTGCGACGCTTTCAGGCGTGCAAGTTCTTGCTCCAGTCGCTGAAGATCATCCTTGTGGCGCTGGAAATCTATTTCTGATTTCAGGCGCAAAGCTTCTAGCCTTCTTTTGCTATTAGCCTCAGTAGCTTCCTTAAGGCGGCGTTCATCCTCTACTTGAGCCAGGGCTACTTCTTTATCATTTTGTTCTTGCCTCCATTTTGCCTGTTGCATAAAATCGTATAACCAATACTTTCACCAAAAATCCAAGATGTTGACAGATGTCAAATGCCCATGAGGCAATTAGAAAGGACGAGGAGCATTTAAGATTAAGAACAGGCGGAAGAGGAAGCATGATAGAAACCCCATGTACTCCATCGAAATTGTtcaggaaaagaatgaagagaGACAAATCCTCTGAACAAGGCCCAATTCTAATGGCTAAAATCAGCACCAAAAAAAAGGATCTTGCTGCAAGTTCTGTTTTACAGGAATACACAGGTATCTAAAAAAGAACGTTATTTCTATTGTCAGAGGCATAAGTGAGCAATAGAGGTGACCACATCTGTCAAGTGTATACTTGTCATATAAGCATATCCAACTAGACTGATTAGGGGATTTGCAGCCCACAGATTAAACTATGCAGGTAGAACTAGCTAAATGAAATTATGCAGGTAAACTTCAGCCAGTGTCGTGGTGAAAGGATAACTGAACCTGAGTAAACTTCAGAATTCATTCATACAAATAATATGGCAGAAAAACAAAGAGCTAATCTGTCAAGACAAACTCTAACTTCCAAGTTTAAAGAAAGCACTCCTCGAACATTCTGTACAAGTTATCATGCTTTCTCCAATATAGAAGTCAAAATATGTATTTTGAATCTAACTTAGGCCAGTTAAACCCAAAAAACAACATACTACAAGATGCCAAGGAGTGAAGTTATGCGTAAAAATGCAAATAGAGCACATCTACAGGCACGAAACAAAGCGTTTGACGAATAAGGTTCAAGTATCCACAATGAACTAATACTAAAAGCATCACATTAATTTTTTAGTACTTAACAACTAAGTAGATAAAATTGCTCACACAACTATAATCTAAAGTAAAGCTAACATTCAAACATGAGGAATATGGACACTCATCTATTTAAACATCCCCTCTCTTGCAATGGTTTAACATCAAAGTAGATATAAATGAATTCTCTGCATTAATCATCTCTATACAGCATGATAGGTGGTCGTGATACGAAAGAAGAAAACCAAAAAGCATACTGTCCAAGTCTCTAATGAAAATGAACTTGAGAGTGTTATCCTCAAGTATGACTTTGTAAAGGAGATAATAGCATTTAGCTAAGTTCTTCAAGTGTTTATTAGATGAAAAATGCTATCAGCTAGAATTTTTCACTTGAAACCAGAGTCTGAGGCTAAGAAGGGATTGTGAAGTCTTTATCACTTACAGTGTAAGCCTTACAAATAAACAAGAGACATAAAGCAAAATGGACTTGACATGTGAAACCAAGACATGCCATATCAATTCTTTATCTGTAATGCCAAAAAAAATGCCGATTCATTAGCTGAGCCACCTTCATATCTGACCAAATACGTCAAACTTCGAAGAAAATGGATAAGAGAAAAAGTCTGACATATTCAACAAGAGACTGCTAGGCCTTCAAACAGAAAAGCACCAATATGCCATGTTGCAACAGAGCTTGTCAATTCAATTGGTTCAACATGCCTTTAACTGTCTTAAAAGCTCATGAATATGTAAAACCATTCTTCGCAGTAAGCTGTTAAAACATGTGAAGTTAAATTACTAAACTGATAAAAGGACAACTCACCTCAGCCTCATTCTGAGCCGTCTCAACTTGAGTTAACTGTTGTTTTATATCCGAAACCTTCTGTTTCTCTGCTGCAATATCCTCCTGCAGCTTAGCTTTCTGTTTTTCCCAAGCCAACAGCCTCTTCAGGCATTTTTTCTCCCTCTTTGCGGCCTCCAAACAACTTGTGACCGACTCTGATGCACTTAACTTAGAAGCCTCCATCTCTGCTCTAATTTCTGCATTCTCAGTCTCAAGCTTTCTGACTGCAGCATTTGCACGGTCAACCTGACCACTTGCCTTCCTCAAAGAATTCTCCATTTCTGTAAGCCTCTTCATTGTAGTATCTTCGAGATTCTGCTTCCCCTTCTTCAACCGCTGAGTCTCTTCCCTTTCCATCCTCAACATCTTTAGCTCAGTTAAATCATGGCTGAGCTTTCTCGCAGCTTGCATTGCCTTCTGGTGGGCCCACTCCTTCCGCTCCTTAACCTGTTCCTCAAGAGTCTTAATCTGATGGATCAAACTTAGGATCATTTCATCTTTCTGATCCATTGGCACCCGCTCAATATTCTCATCAAGGTTCAAGTCGCGAAATTTATTCAACACCGAGTTAACAACGTCTTGATTCTTGACATTTTCCTCATTCTGCCCTACTGGAGCACTTTCGGCCTTAGTTCCATTTGCAACTGAAGAATCCCCACTGGACGCAGAGCTTGGGGAAGTCTGCAACTGACTCTGAAACTGTCTCGCATTTGCTCTGAATCCTGCAGCAAACATAGCCACATTTCTCTTTAACAAAGTCTTCATGGAAGGAGTAAGATTGAACCTCTTTGGACACTCAATCTCCTTCTGCAAAGCCATTTCAGATGCATAGGAGAAAAAGCCATTCATCGGAAACTCAGAAGTTCCCCCATTTCCAAAACCCCAGCCACTATGAAACCTACATAAAGCAGGAGCAACCCCAACCGGACCATTACCAACCGCCTCAACATTTCCACTATTTACTGAACTACTAGCACATGCACCATTTCCATTAGGCGAAGGAAGGACAGGAATTTCCATCACACTCGCACGGCCCACATGAAGATCACTCATGAGCAAACACCACATTGCATCACCTCGACTCAAATGTGGCTTGATTTGTTGCAACAAACACACCATGCCCGCGAGAGAATACTCCTCCAACTGCCTCAAATCCCCAAAAACAGCCTCAGATTCCTCAGAATTCCCATTACTCAGACAACAACCGCTATTTAAATAAGCCAAAGAATTATGCAATATATTAGTCAACACATCCATTCCACCATAACAATGCCCATTCCTCAATATAGCCTTCAAAGCCACTTCCTCATCATAACCCAACGCCACGAGCTTGGAAATTGCCTCATTAtacaaaaactccaaatttttcaacaaaatctCCTCTAACTGCTCCTCAGTACAGTAGCCCCACCCACTA from Coffea eugenioides isolate CCC68of chromosome 8, Ceug_1.0, whole genome shotgun sequence encodes the following:
- the LOC113781439 gene encoding MND1-interacting protein 1-like produces the protein MGCTVRDKHIRTNRRARSVKPETDHHSTNAPTNTPNSSTINHMAISKSIMETGLRPLNYQMGTSDSVQNPNLSTGPNSVFDDSGWGYCTEEQLEEILLKNLEFLYNEAISKLVALGYDEEVALKAILRNGHCYGGMDVLTNILHNSLAYLNSGCCLSNGNSEESEAVFGDLRQLEEYSLAGMVCLLQQIKPHLSRGDAMWCLLMSDLHVGRASVMEIPVLPSPNGNGACASSSVNSGNVEAVGNGPVGVAPALCRFHSGWGFGNGGTSEFPMNGFFSYASEMALQKEIECPKRFNLTPSMKTLLKRNVAMFAAGFRANARQFQSQLQTSPSSASSGDSSVANGTKAESAPVGQNEENVKNQDVVNSVLNKFRDLNLDENIERVPMDQKDEMILSLIHQIKTLEEQVKERKEWAHQKAMQAARKLSHDLTELKMLRMEREETQRLKKGKQNLEDTTMKRLTEMENSLRKASGQVDRANAAVRKLETENAEIRAEMEASKLSASESVTSCLEAAKREKKCLKRLLAWEKQKAKLQEDIAAEKQKVSDIKQQLTQVETAQNEAEAKWRQEQNDKEVALAQVEDERRLKEATEANSKRRLEALRLKSEIDFQRHKDDLQRLEQELARLKASQRSNELQHPSTDELTGNSEVTKPQAEGIVRLLHEFDNLDNASEKETNYNRECVVCMKDEVSVVFLPCAHQVLCVKCNEGYGKKGKATCPCCRVPIEQRVRVFGATS